Proteins from a single region of Peromyscus eremicus chromosome 9, PerEre_H2_v1, whole genome shotgun sequence:
- the LOC131920163 gene encoding mannose-binding protein A-like, translating into MLQLPSLPVLLLCVVVMASSKSQTCEDAQKSCSVIACGRDGRDGPKGEKGEPGQGLRGLQGPPGKVGPPGNVGAPGISGPKGQKGDPGHSAAIEAKLLNLEAEMRTLKSELEHTKKLLAFSMGKKSGKKLFVTNRETMPFSKVKALCAGFRGTVAIPRNAEENKAIQEVAKGNAYIGITDEVTEGQFMYVTGGKLTYSNWKQNEPNDYGSGEDCVIMLESGIWNDVSCQSSFIAVCELPA; encoded by the exons ATGCTCCAGCTTCCATCGCTCCCTGTCCTTCTCCTGTGTGTGGTGGTCATGGCCTCATCAAAGTCACAAACCTGTGAGGATGCCCAGAAGTCTTGCTCTGTAATAGCCTGTGGCAGAGATGGGAGAGATGGACCcaaaggggagaagggagaacCAG GTCAAGGGCTCAGGGGCTTGCAGGGCCCTCCAGGGAAAGTGGGGCCTCCAGGAAATGTAGGAGCTCCTGGAATTTCAGGACCAAAAGGCCAAAAAGGGGATCCTGGACACAGTGCAG CCATTGAAGCAAAGCTGCTGAATTTGGAGGCAGAGATGAGGACCCTGAAATCAGAACTGGAGCACACCAAGAAGT TGCTCGCCTTCTCAATGGGCAAAAAGTCTGGGAAGAAGCTCTTCGTGACCAACCGTGAAACTATGCCCTTTTCCAAAGTGAAGGCTCTGTGTGCCGGGTTCCGAGGCACTGTGGCTATTCCCAGGAATGCTGAGGAGAACAAGGCCATCCAAGAAGTGGCCAAAGGCAACGCCTACATAGGCATCACAGACGAGGTGACTGAAGGCCAATTCATGTACGTGACAGGGGGGAAACTCACCTACAGCAACTGGAAACAGAATGAGCCCAATGACTACGGCTCGGGGGAGGACTGTGTCATTATGTTAGAGAGTGGCATCTGGAATGATGTTTCCTGCCAGTCTTCCTTCATCGCTGTCTGTGAGCTCCCGGCCTGA